In Afipia sp. GAS231, a single window of DNA contains:
- a CDS encoding 3'(2'),5'-bisphosphate nucleotidase CysQ yields MADADTAEKISARDVALLTETVRDAGALAKAMFRTELKNWTKGASSPVSEADIAVNDLVEQRLRAATPDYGWLSEESADDDTRLGKPLVWIVDPIDGTRAYLAGREDWCVSVALVAGSKPVLAAVFAPVTDEFFFAVHGQGATLNRRQVSASTGTDLDFSRMAGPKPLVQRLSPSSEEITLFPRIGSLALRLCRVADGSLDAAFAGGQSRDWDLAAANLIVQEANGRMTALSGDAIEYNRREVTHGVLVAAGRDRHARIVEHFRNRPLP; encoded by the coding sequence TTGGCGGACGCTGACACAGCCGAAAAGATTTCAGCGCGCGATGTCGCGCTGTTGACGGAAACGGTCCGGGATGCGGGCGCGCTGGCAAAGGCGATGTTTCGTACCGAACTGAAGAACTGGACCAAGGGCGCCTCGTCGCCGGTCTCGGAAGCCGATATCGCCGTCAACGATCTGGTCGAGCAAAGACTGCGTGCGGCGACGCCGGATTACGGCTGGCTGTCGGAAGAAAGCGCCGACGACGACACGCGGCTCGGCAAGCCGCTGGTCTGGATCGTCGATCCGATCGACGGCACCCGGGCTTACCTGGCCGGCCGCGAGGACTGGTGCGTCAGCGTGGCGCTGGTCGCAGGCAGCAAGCCGGTGCTGGCGGCGGTGTTCGCGCCGGTGACGGACGAATTCTTCTTCGCAGTGCACGGGCAGGGCGCGACGCTGAACCGGCGGCAGGTCTCGGCCTCGACCGGCACCGATCTCGATTTTTCCCGGATGGCCGGTCCGAAGCCGCTGGTGCAGCGGCTCAGTCCGTCCTCGGAGGAAATCACGCTGTTTCCGCGAATCGGATCGTTGGCGCTGCGGCTGTGCCGGGTCGCCGACGGCAGCCTCGATGCCGCTTTTGCGGGCGGCCAAAGCCGCGACTGGGACCTTGCCGCGGCCAATTTGATCGTGCAGGAAGCGAATGGTAGAATGACCGCACTCTCGGGGGATGCGATTGAGTACAATCGCCGGGAGGTGACGCATGGGGTGCTGGTGGCAGCGGGACGCGATCGTCATGCACGCATTGTCGAGCATTTTCGCAACCGTCCGCTGCCCTGA
- a CDS encoding DUF4170 domain-containing protein yields MSDNAQPQLLHLVIGGELIDLEHNTFKDLDKVEIVGVFPNYATAHAAWKAKAQQTVDNAHMRYFVVHLHRLLDPSDDTKHSH; encoded by the coding sequence ATGTCAGACAATGCCCAGCCGCAACTGCTTCATCTCGTCATCGGCGGCGAGTTGATCGACCTCGAACACAACACGTTCAAGGATCTCGACAAGGTCGAGATCGTCGGCGTGTTCCCCAATTACGCCACCGCTCACGCGGCCTGGAAGGCGAAGGCGCAGCAGACCGTGGACAATGCCCACATGCGCTACTTCGTGGTTCACCTCCATCGGCTGCTTGACCCGAGCGACGATACGAAGCACTCCCATTGA
- a CDS encoding lysophospholipid acyltransferase family protein, with the protein MKRFFRDLLRSSWVQRALGVLAAEYLRLVWLTNQFSYVPTDVYGIVEPQMPAIFAFWHGQHFMTPFIKNKASYRAKVLISRHRDGEFNAIAAERLGIGTIRGSGDHGGAFHRKGGVGAFREMVQALAENWNVATTADVPKRARVVGLGVIMLARESGRPIMPFAMVTSRFIRLKNWDSTTINLPFGRGVVVGIEPVYVPPDADAETMEKLRLQVETYLNEATRLAYAAVGRPEAALG; encoded by the coding sequence TTGAAACGTTTCTTTCGCGATTTGCTGCGCAGCAGCTGGGTTCAGCGCGCGCTGGGAGTGCTTGCGGCCGAATACCTGCGGCTGGTCTGGCTGACCAACCAGTTCAGCTACGTGCCGACCGACGTGTACGGGATCGTCGAGCCGCAGATGCCGGCGATCTTCGCGTTCTGGCATGGCCAGCATTTCATGACGCCGTTCATCAAGAACAAGGCGAGCTACCGCGCCAAGGTGCTGATCTCGCGGCATCGCGACGGTGAATTTAACGCAATTGCGGCAGAGCGGCTCGGCATCGGCACGATCCGAGGCTCGGGCGATCACGGCGGCGCGTTTCACCGCAAGGGCGGCGTCGGCGCGTTCCGGGAGATGGTGCAGGCGCTTGCGGAGAACTGGAACGTCGCGACCACCGCCGACGTGCCGAAGCGGGCACGGGTGGTGGGCCTCGGCGTCATCATGCTGGCGCGGGAGTCCGGCCGGCCGATCATGCCGTTTGCGATGGTCACCAGCCGGTTTATCCGGTTGAAGAACTGGGACTCCACCACCATCAATTTGCCATTCGGGCGCGGCGTCGTGGTAGGCATTGAACCGGTGTACGTGCCGCCGGACGCCGATGCCGAGACCATGGAAAAATTGCGGCTGCAGGTAGAGACTTATCTGAACGAAGCGACCCGGCTCGCCTATGCGGCGGTCGGGCGCCCGGAGGCCGCCCTTGGTTGA
- a CDS encoding 3-deoxy-D-manno-octulosonic acid transferase produces the protein MRRSGARRPPLVDPLPMTLRVYRRLSSAMVPLSPALINRRLKLGKEDPERVGERRGVSADVRPVGPLVWIHGASVGEVLAAAALIEKLRALNLRILLTSGTVTSAAIVAKRFPADVIHQYVPYDSPRYVARFLDHWRPSLALFIESDLWPNLILSSAARRLPMVLINGRMSHRSFPRWRRVSGTISALLGRFDVCLAQSELDGERFAALGSRNVTVTGNLKLDVPAPPADSSKLERLMSMTRGRPIVVAASTHPGEEEILVETHKTLAGFFPGLLTVIVPRHADRGTAIAGMITASGLQASLRSREELPTAATDIYVGDTMGEMGLFYRLAPIVFMGGSLVEHGGQNPIEAVKLSASVVHGPHVFNFTDVYEALDAAGGARRADTPDALVKQLGQLLADPRVRDAQLAASERVVEQLGGALERTLAALEPYLLQLRIEMGAANA, from the coding sequence ATGCGGCGGTCGGGCGCCCGGAGGCCGCCCTTGGTTGATCCGCTGCCGATGACGTTGCGCGTCTACCGGAGACTATCGTCCGCGATGGTGCCGCTGTCGCCTGCGTTGATCAACCGGCGGCTCAAGCTCGGCAAGGAAGATCCGGAGCGCGTCGGCGAGCGCCGCGGCGTCAGCGCCGATGTCCGCCCGGTCGGACCGCTGGTGTGGATTCACGGCGCCAGCGTCGGCGAGGTGCTGGCCGCCGCGGCCCTGATCGAGAAGCTGCGGGCGCTCAACCTGCGCATCCTGCTGACCTCGGGCACGGTGACGTCGGCCGCGATCGTCGCCAAGCGGTTTCCCGCCGACGTGATCCATCAATATGTGCCGTACGACTCGCCGCGTTACGTCGCGCGGTTCCTCGATCACTGGCGGCCCTCGCTGGCGCTGTTCATCGAGTCCGATCTGTGGCCGAACCTGATCCTGTCGAGCGCGGCGCGGCGGCTGCCGATGGTACTGATCAACGGACGGATGTCGCATCGCTCGTTTCCGCGCTGGCGCCGGGTCTCCGGCACGATCTCGGCGCTGCTCGGCCGGTTCGACGTCTGCCTGGCCCAATCCGAGCTCGACGGCGAGCGTTTCGCGGCGCTCGGCAGCCGCAACGTCACGGTCACCGGAAATCTCAAGCTCGACGTTCCCGCACCGCCGGCAGATAGCAGCAAGCTCGAACGGCTGATGTCGATGACGCGGGGCCGGCCGATCGTGGTCGCGGCCTCGACCCATCCCGGCGAAGAGGAGATTCTGGTCGAGACCCACAAGACGCTGGCCGGATTCTTTCCCGGGCTGTTGACCGTGATCGTGCCGCGCCATGCCGACCGCGGCACGGCGATCGCAGGCATGATCACCGCTTCCGGGCTGCAGGCGAGCTTGCGCTCGCGCGAGGAATTGCCGACCGCGGCGACCGATATCTATGTCGGCGATACCATGGGCGAGATGGGCCTGTTCTACCGGCTGGCGCCGATCGTGTTCATGGGCGGATCGCTGGTCGAGCATGGCGGACAGAATCCGATCGAGGCGGTCAAGCTCAGCGCCTCCGTGGTCCACGGTCCGCACGTCTTCAATTTCACCGATGTCTACGAGGCGCTCGATGCCGCCGGCGGCGCGCGTCGCGCCGATACGCCGGACGCGCTGGTGAAACAGCTCGGTCAGTTGCTCGCCGATCCCAGGGTGCGCGACGCCCAGCTTGCGGCATCAGAGCGCGTGGTCGAGCAACTCGGCGGCGCGCTGGAACGGACGCTTGCGGCGCTCGAGCCGTATCTGCTGCAGTTGCGGATCGAGATGGGAGCCGCGAATGCGTGA
- the lpxK gene encoding tetraacyldisaccharide 4'-kinase: MREPGFWHGPSSWKSHVLRPLGALYGAVAANRLRRRGLDAGVPVLCVGNYHVGGAGKTPTVLALAKLLRELGETPVVLSRGYGGKLRGPVRVDPLRHAASDVGDEPLMMASQLPVVVARQRADGVPLARSQGATVILMDDGFQNPSVAKDVSLIVIDGTRGLGNGQVFPAGPLRAPLKPQIARTDALLIVGNGTAAEAVAAEVAAQGKPVLRAHLQPDAASVASLRGHRVLAFAGIGDPARFFATLEASGIEVARRRAFADHHPFAQSEIEALVAEAARDALTLVTTEKDLARLRQAGGVPDWAHGIMPFAVTLAFDDAAHLRSFVTARLFKARERKLSEGD; the protein is encoded by the coding sequence ATGCGTGAGCCGGGCTTCTGGCACGGCCCGTCTTCGTGGAAATCGCATGTGTTGAGGCCGCTCGGCGCGCTCTATGGTGCTGTCGCGGCCAACCGGCTGCGGCGAAGAGGTCTGGATGCCGGCGTGCCTGTGCTCTGCGTCGGCAACTATCATGTCGGCGGCGCCGGCAAGACGCCGACGGTGCTGGCGCTGGCGAAACTGTTGCGCGAACTCGGCGAGACGCCGGTGGTGCTGAGCCGCGGCTATGGCGGCAAACTGCGCGGACCGGTCCGGGTCGATCCCTTAAGGCATGCGGCGTCCGATGTCGGCGACGAGCCGCTGATGATGGCAAGCCAGTTGCCGGTGGTGGTCGCGCGCCAGCGTGCGGACGGTGTGCCGCTGGCGCGGTCGCAAGGCGCCACCGTGATCCTGATGGACGACGGTTTTCAGAATCCGTCCGTGGCCAAGGATGTGTCGCTGATCGTGATCGACGGCACCCGCGGTCTCGGCAACGGGCAGGTGTTTCCCGCCGGTCCGTTGCGCGCGCCGTTGAAACCACAAATAGCGCGCACCGACGCGCTGCTCATTGTCGGTAACGGCACCGCCGCCGAGGCGGTGGCGGCGGAGGTCGCCGCGCAGGGCAAACCGGTGCTGCGCGCGCATCTGCAGCCGGATGCGGCGTCCGTGGCGTCGCTGCGCGGCCATCGCGTGCTGGCCTTCGCCGGAATCGGCGATCCCGCGCGATTCTTCGCAACGTTAGAAGCCAGCGGCATCGAGGTGGCGCGGCGGCGCGCTTTCGCCGATCACCATCCGTTCGCGCAAAGCGAGATTGAAGCCCTGGTCGCGGAAGCCGCGCGCGATGCGCTGACGCTGGTCACGACGGAAAAGGATCTGGCGCGGCTGCGGCAGGCCGGCGGCGTGCCGGATTGGGCACACGGCATCATGCCGTTCGCGGTGACGCTTGCATTCGATGACGCGGCGCACTTGCGTAGCTTCGTGACGGCGCGTCTGTTCAAGGCGCGTGAGCGAAAGTTGAGCGAGGGCGACTAG
- a CDS encoding DUF2093 domain-containing protein has product MLNKFGPSGNGEAQVQYLDGDFRVVSPGTYVRCAITDVRIPLDELKYWSVDLQEAYSVPTAVLQRHFPGAVKGQG; this is encoded by the coding sequence GTGCTGAATAAATTCGGTCCTTCGGGGAATGGCGAAGCGCAGGTGCAATATCTGGATGGCGATTTCCGCGTGGTCTCGCCCGGAACCTATGTGCGCTGCGCCATTACCGATGTGCGGATCCCGCTCGACGAATTGAAATACTGGAGCGTCGATCTGCAGGAGGCCTATTCGGTTCCGACCGCCGTGCTGCAACGGCACTTTCCCGGCGCCGTGAAGGGCCAGGGCTAG
- a CDS encoding dienelactone hydrolase family protein — MRPLSVILFLTLFAVGFAAAAAPLPAPHQIDIPDGSVTLHAQLYKPEGDGPFPTVIALHGCGGLGGHSEPVLPRYRDWAEQLLKAGQAVLLPDSYGSRELGPQCRVKERHVLARRERVADITAARQWLSQQSWVAHDRVSLIGWAGGASALLWAVRPQLSSRNAAPDFRSAIAFYPDCRVSSGLGWSARVPTLLLIGAKDDISSPTACRAMIDGARGRSALTRIEIYPGASHDFDRPDLPLHAIGGGGGDAALPEHGHIGTDTEARSDSQARVAEWLAR; from the coding sequence ATGCGCCCTCTATCAGTAATACTGTTCCTGACGCTGTTCGCCGTAGGCTTTGCCGCGGCCGCGGCGCCTTTGCCGGCCCCGCATCAGATCGATATCCCTGACGGTAGCGTGACCCTGCACGCGCAGCTCTACAAGCCGGAGGGCGACGGACCGTTCCCCACTGTGATCGCGCTGCATGGCTGCGGCGGACTGGGCGGACATTCCGAGCCGGTGCTGCCGCGCTACCGCGACTGGGCCGAACAACTCCTGAAGGCCGGCCAGGCCGTGCTGTTGCCGGACAGTTACGGCTCGCGCGAATTAGGGCCGCAATGCCGCGTCAAGGAGCGTCACGTGCTCGCCCGCCGCGAGCGGGTGGCCGATATCACCGCGGCGCGGCAGTGGCTCTCGCAACAGTCCTGGGTGGCGCATGACCGCGTCAGCCTGATCGGATGGGCGGGCGGCGCCAGCGCGCTATTGTGGGCGGTACGGCCGCAACTGTCGTCGCGCAATGCCGCGCCGGATTTCCGGTCGGCGATTGCGTTCTATCCGGACTGCCGCGTCTCGTCCGGCCTCGGCTGGAGCGCCCGGGTGCCGACGCTGCTGCTGATCGGTGCCAAGGACGACATCAGTTCGCCGACCGCCTGCCGCGCGATGATCGACGGCGCGCGTGGCCGTAGCGCGCTGACCCGGATCGAAATCTATCCCGGCGCGTCCCATGATTTCGATCGTCCCGATCTGCCGCTGCATGCGATCGGCGGTGGTGGCGGTGATGCGGCACTGCCGGAACATGGCCATATCGGCACCGATACCGAGGCGCGATCGGATTCGCAGGCGCGCGTTGCCGAGTGGCTGGCGCGATAG
- the xseA gene encoding exodeoxyribonuclease VII large subunit — MPAAEKLTNTPELTVSELSSALKRTVEDTYGHVRVRGEISGFRGPHSSGHCYFALKDESAKIEAVIWKGVHARMRFKPQEGLEVIATGKLTTYPGSSKYQIVIEAIEPAGVGALMALMEERKRKLGAEGLFDESRKQLLPWLPEVIGVVTSPTGAVIRDILHRLQDRFPRRVLVWPVKVQGEGSAEQVAAAIRGFNALPEGGRIPRPDLLIVARGGGSLEDLWSFNEEIVVRAAADSMIPLISAVGHETDITLIDFAADKRAPTPTAAAEMAVPVRSELFVEVTALARRTMICWQRSQEGRRNELRAAARALPAAAELLAIPRQRLDSAAGALPRGLKANTHAHHRRFSQASAGLTLKVLRGQVAHARQRLTVSGERITLSTRALLRQRRDRFAGLEVRLKASKLANAQAQRNAIARDRERAQRLAERARRALLTAMQRLEARVAHSGQLLSALSYRGVLARGFALVRDAHGHALHAAAAVGPNAHLTIEFADGRVGATADSDRPPATPEPDSAPKPAPRETKTMAAKRVVKPVDQGSLF; from the coding sequence ATGCCCGCAGCGGAAAAACTGACCAACACGCCCGAATTGACCGTCTCGGAGCTGTCTTCGGCCCTGAAACGGACGGTGGAGGACACCTACGGGCATGTCCGGGTGCGCGGCGAAATCTCCGGCTTTCGCGGGCCGCACTCCTCCGGCCACTGCTATTTCGCGCTCAAGGACGAGAGCGCCAAGATCGAGGCCGTGATCTGGAAGGGCGTGCATGCGCGCATGCGCTTCAAGCCGCAGGAAGGCCTCGAGGTCATCGCGACCGGCAAGCTCACGACCTATCCGGGCTCGTCGAAATACCAGATCGTGATCGAGGCGATCGAGCCCGCCGGCGTCGGCGCGCTGATGGCGCTGATGGAGGAACGCAAGCGCAAGCTCGGCGCCGAAGGGTTGTTCGACGAGTCGCGCAAACAGTTATTGCCGTGGCTGCCGGAGGTGATCGGCGTCGTGACCTCGCCGACCGGCGCCGTCATTCGCGACATCCTGCACCGGCTGCAGGACCGTTTTCCGCGCCGGGTGCTGGTGTGGCCCGTGAAAGTTCAGGGCGAAGGCTCCGCCGAGCAGGTCGCCGCCGCCATCCGGGGTTTCAACGCGCTGCCCGAGGGCGGCAGAATCCCGCGGCCGGATCTGTTGATCGTCGCGCGCGGCGGCGGCTCGCTGGAGGACCTTTGGTCCTTCAACGAGGAGATCGTGGTTCGCGCCGCCGCCGACAGCATGATCCCGCTGATCTCGGCGGTCGGCCACGAGACCGATATCACGCTGATCGATTTTGCCGCCGACAAGCGCGCGCCGACACCGACCGCCGCCGCCGAAATGGCCGTCCCCGTGCGCAGCGAATTGTTCGTCGAGGTAACCGCGCTGGCGCGGCGCACCATGATCTGCTGGCAGCGCAGCCAGGAAGGCCGCCGCAACGAATTGCGCGCCGCCGCCCGCGCGCTGCCTGCAGCCGCCGAACTGCTGGCGATACCCAGGCAGCGGCTCGACAGCGCCGCCGGCGCCCTGCCCCGCGGGTTGAAAGCCAATACGCACGCGCATCATCGCCGCTTCTCGCAGGCCAGTGCCGGGTTGACGTTGAAGGTGCTGCGCGGACAGGTCGCGCACGCAAGGCAGCGCCTGACGGTGTCCGGCGAGCGCATCACGCTTTCCACCCGCGCGCTGCTGCGCCAGCGCCGCGATCGCTTTGCCGGGCTGGAGGTCAGGCTCAAGGCCTCGAAGCTCGCCAACGCCCAGGCCCAGCGCAACGCCATCGCGCGCGACCGCGAACGCGCGCAGCGCCTTGCCGAACGCGCCCGCCGCGCGCTGCTCACGGCAATGCAGCGGCTGGAAGCGCGGGTCGCGCATAGCGGCCAGTTGTTGTCGGCGCTGTCCTATCGCGGCGTGCTGGCGCGCGGCTTTGCTTTGGTGCGCGATGCGCACGGCCATGCCCTGCATGCCGCGGCCGCGGTCGGACCCAACGCGCATCTGACCATCGAATTCGCCGACGGCCGCGTCGGCGCCACCGCGGATTCCGATCGTCCGCCGGCGACACCCGAGCCCGACAGCGCGCCCAAGCCCGCGCCGCGCGAGACCAAGACGATGGCGGCCAAGCGTGTGGTCAAACCGGTCGATCAGGGAAGCCTGTTCTAG
- the purD gene encoding phosphoribosylamine--glycine ligase has product MNILLLGSGGREHALAWKIAASPLLTKLWCAPGNAGIAKEAECVALDVADHAAVIEFCRRNAVDLVVVGPETPLAAGIVDDLSAVGIKAFGPSKLAAQLEGSKGFTKDLCSEFDIPTGAYRRFGNANDALAYVRAQGAPIVVKADGLAAGKGVVVAMTLREAEDAIAVMFEGGFGAAGAEVVIEEFLSGREISFFALCDGETAIPLATAQDHKRVFDHDEGPNTGGMGAYSPTPFVTPEVHDQIMSRIILPTVAGMKQRGMPFRGILYAGVMVTAQGPKLFEYNVRFGDPECQVLMLRMMSDIVPAFLASCDGELRHFDLRWFPDPALTVVMAAKGYPGDYAKGTRIDGLEDAAKIEGVEIFHAGTVAKDGAVLANGGRVLNVCAMGKTVKEAQRRAYEAVDRIKWPDGFCRRDIAWQAVEQEG; this is encoded by the coding sequence ATGAACATCCTTCTGCTCGGTTCCGGCGGCCGCGAACACGCTTTGGCGTGGAAGATCGCCGCTTCCCCGCTACTGACCAAGTTGTGGTGCGCGCCCGGCAATGCCGGCATCGCCAAAGAGGCCGAATGCGTCGCGCTCGACGTCGCCGACCATGCCGCCGTGATCGAGTTCTGCCGACGCAACGCGGTTGATCTTGTCGTGGTCGGGCCCGAGACGCCGCTGGCGGCCGGGATCGTCGATGATCTCAGTGCCGTCGGCATCAAGGCGTTCGGCCCGAGCAAGCTCGCCGCCCAGCTCGAAGGCTCCAAGGGATTCACAAAGGACCTCTGCAGCGAATTCGATATTCCGACCGGCGCCTATCGCCGCTTTGGCAATGCCAACGACGCACTGGCCTACGTGCGCGCGCAAGGCGCGCCGATCGTGGTCAAGGCCGACGGGCTCGCCGCCGGTAAGGGCGTCGTCGTGGCAATGACCTTGCGCGAAGCCGAAGACGCCATCGCTGTCATGTTCGAGGGCGGCTTCGGTGCCGCCGGCGCCGAAGTCGTGATCGAGGAATTTCTCTCCGGCCGCGAGATCAGCTTCTTTGCGCTGTGCGATGGCGAGACCGCGATCCCGCTCGCCACCGCCCAGGACCACAAGCGCGTGTTCGATCACGATGAGGGCCCGAATACCGGCGGCATGGGCGCCTATTCGCCGACGCCGTTCGTGACGCCCGAGGTCCATGACCAGATCATGTCGCGCATCATTCTGCCGACGGTCGCCGGCATGAAGCAGCGCGGCATGCCATTTCGCGGCATCCTGTACGCCGGCGTCATGGTGACGGCGCAGGGCCCAAAGCTGTTCGAATACAATGTCCGCTTCGGCGATCCCGAATGCCAGGTCTTGATGCTGCGGATGATGTCCGACATCGTGCCGGCATTTCTGGCGTCCTGCGACGGCGAGCTCAGGCATTTCGACCTGCGCTGGTTTCCCGATCCCGCGCTGACGGTGGTGATGGCGGCCAAGGGCTATCCCGGCGACTATGCCAAGGGCACCCGCATCGACGGGCTGGAGGACGCCGCCAAAATCGAAGGTGTCGAAATCTTCCACGCCGGCACGGTGGCAAAGGACGGCGCCGTTCTCGCCAATGGCGGCCGCGTGCTGAATGTTTGCGCGATGGGCAAGACGGTCAAGGAAGCCCAGCGCCGTGCCTATGAGGCGGTCGATCGCATCAAATGGCCGGATGGATTTTGTCGCCGCGACATTGCCTGGCAGGCGGTGGAGCAGGAGGGGTAG
- a CDS encoding acyl-CoA dehydrogenase family protein: MSIDFEIPAEAKAIREKVRQWVHDHCIPAEKELDTKPLAEVLGPLRAKARAQGLWCPFVPKQYGGMGLGPLANALVQMELGESMLGALSMNTQGPDDASMMTILEHGTEYQKEKFLKPLLNGEKRICFSMTEKAAGADATGMQTTAVKDGNENYVLNGEKWFSSSASVADMALVMAKTDPNAPRHQQYSTFIVELPNPGYKIKRNVANMAIEGPHDDVLHGGHSEIEIKDLKVSADNLLGGEGNGFNMGQHRLAYGRLRHGMHNVAKAQRALDMAVAHITKRSTFGVLLADRQGVQFMLADCAEQLYIGRLMLLHIAYKAEKGMDIRQENSIAKIFHAHMVHKVIDTAIQLHGALGFSQDTPLAKWYTQVRAQRLVDGPDEVHRWKIGKNVIKAFREHGTTASAVGGDLL; this comes from the coding sequence ATGTCGATCGATTTCGAAATTCCGGCGGAAGCCAAGGCGATCCGCGAAAAAGTCCGCCAATGGGTGCATGATCACTGCATCCCCGCGGAGAAGGAACTCGACACCAAGCCGCTCGCCGAGGTGCTTGGGCCGCTGCGGGCCAAGGCCCGCGCGCAGGGCCTGTGGTGCCCGTTCGTGCCGAAGCAATATGGCGGCATGGGCCTCGGCCCGCTGGCGAACGCGCTGGTGCAAATGGAGCTCGGCGAGAGCATGCTCGGCGCGCTGTCGATGAATACGCAGGGGCCCGACGACGCCTCGATGATGACTATTCTCGAGCACGGCACCGAATATCAGAAGGAAAAGTTCCTTAAACCGCTGCTCAATGGCGAGAAGCGCATCTGCTTCTCGATGACCGAAAAGGCCGCCGGCGCCGACGCCACCGGCATGCAGACCACCGCGGTGAAGGACGGCAACGAGAACTACGTTCTCAACGGCGAAAAATGGTTCTCGTCTTCCGCCAGCGTCGCCGACATGGCGCTTGTCATGGCCAAGACCGATCCGAACGCGCCGCGTCACCAGCAATATTCCACCTTCATCGTCGAGCTACCGAACCCCGGCTACAAGATCAAGCGCAATGTCGCGAACATGGCGATCGAAGGTCCGCATGACGACGTGCTGCACGGCGGTCATTCCGAGATCGAGATCAAGGATCTGAAAGTATCCGCCGACAATCTGCTGGGCGGCGAAGGCAACGGCTTCAACATGGGCCAGCATCGCCTCGCCTACGGCCGCTTGCGCCACGGCATGCACAACGTCGCCAAGGCGCAACGCGCGCTCGACATGGCGGTCGCCCACATCACCAAGCGTTCGACCTTCGGCGTGCTGCTGGCCGATCGCCAAGGCGTCCAGTTCATGCTCGCCGATTGCGCCGAACAGCTCTATATCGGCCGGCTGATGCTGCTGCACATCGCCTACAAGGCGGAAAAGGGCATGGACATCCGGCAGGAGAACTCGATCGCCAAAATCTTCCATGCCCACATGGTGCACAAGGTGATCGACACCGCGATCCAGCTCCATGGCGCGCTCGGCTTTTCCCAGGATACGCCGCTCGCCAAATGGTACACCCAGGTGCGCGCGCAGCGGCTGGTCGACGGCCCGGACGAGGTGCACCGGTGGAAGATCGGCAAGAACGTCATCAAGGCGTTCCGCGAGCACGGCACCACGGCCAGCGCCGTGGGCGGGGATTTGCTGTAA
- a CDS encoding alpha/beta fold hydrolase: MPDLADLFPGYASEWINTSAGRIFARVGGKGPPLLLLHGFSSTHVMWHTVAPKLADKFTLIIADLPGYGWSDMPDSDKDHTPYTKRAMAKTMVEAMEQLGHVHFALAGHDRGGRVSYRLALDHPGRLSKLAVLDILPTYDYWEKMNRLYALNIYHWTFLAQPYPLPETLISNNGEFFLRQKMASQTRLKTLDAMDPRALQHYIAPFLDPARIHAMCEDYRAGAYADYDIDKADFDAGKKITIPMLALWGDVGIAKAAATPLDTWKKWATNVSGAPVVSGHFLTEENPDETARLLREFFLA, from the coding sequence ATGCCCGATCTTGCCGATCTGTTTCCCGGTTATGCCTCCGAATGGATCAATACCAGCGCCGGCCGGATCTTTGCGCGCGTCGGCGGCAAGGGGCCGCCGCTGTTGTTGTTGCACGGGTTCTCGTCGACGCATGTGATGTGGCACACCGTCGCGCCGAAGCTCGCCGACAAATTCACCCTGATCATCGCCGACCTGCCGGGCTACGGCTGGTCGGATATGCCCGACAGCGACAAGGACCATACGCCCTACACCAAGCGCGCGATGGCGAAGACGATGGTGGAAGCGATGGAGCAGCTCGGCCATGTGCATTTTGCGCTGGCCGGTCACGATCGCGGCGGGCGCGTCTCCTACCGGCTGGCGCTCGATCATCCCGGGCGGCTATCCAAGCTCGCGGTGCTCGATATCCTGCCGACCTATGATTACTGGGAGAAGATGAACCGGCTCTATGCGCTGAACATCTATCACTGGACGTTCCTGGCGCAGCCATATCCGCTGCCGGAAACGCTGATTTCCAACAACGGGGAATTCTTCCTGCGGCAGAAGATGGCAAGCCAGACCAGGTTGAAGACGCTGGATGCGATGGACCCGCGCGCGCTGCAGCATTACATCGCGCCGTTCCTCGACCCTGCGCGGATTCACGCGATGTGCGAGGACTACCGTGCCGGCGCCTATGCCGACTACGACATCGACAAGGCCGACTTCGATGCGGGGAAAAAGATCACGATCCCGATGCTGGCGCTGTGGGGCGATGTCGGCATCGCCAAGGCGGCGGCGACGCCGCTCGATACTTGGAAGAAATGGGCGACGAATGTATCGGGCGCGCCGGTAGTATCGGGACATTTTCTGACGGAAGAAAATCCGGACGAGACGGCGCGGTTGTTGCGGGAGTTTTTTCTGGCGTAA